The Thermacetogenium phaeum DSM 12270 genome segment AAGGATTGCGGAGACGGCCAGTGACGCTGCCCGGGCCTACATTGCTATGAAAATCGGGCAGGAATACCTTCCGGAGAAAGCTCCGGTCTATAAGGGGAAGGGGCGCTCTCAAGATGCCCATGAGGCCATCCGCCCCACAGACATCTACCGAGAGCCGGATCAGATTAAGAATTATTTGACGCGCGACCAGTACAGATTATACAAACTGATCTGGGAGCGCTTCCTGGCGAGCCAGATGAAACCGGCCGTCATTGAAGTAACAACCGTGGAGATTGAGGGGAAGGAGTACATTTTTCGGACCAGCGGCTCGGTGGTGCGCTTTCCGGGATATTTGCGGGTCTCAGCTGATGCAGACGAGGTGGACTCTCTCCTTCCTGAACTGGAGGAGGGGGAGCGTTTGGAACTTGTTAAACTGGAACCAAAGCAGCACTTTACACAGCCACCATCGCGCTATACTGAGGCTACTTTGGTGAAAGCCCTCGAGGAGAATGGTATCGGCAGGCCGAGCACATATGCTCCCATTATCGCCACCATTCAAAGCCGCGGGTATGTGGTCAAGGAGGATAAACAGCTCCGCCCGACGGAACTGGGACAGATCGTGGTCGACCTTCTGAAGGAATATTTTCCCAAAATAATAGATGTGGAATTTACTGCTCAGATGGAAGAAAAACTGGACCAGGTGGAGGAAGGTGTATACTCCTGGCAGGAAGTAGTGGATGATTTTTACCTTCCTTTCCAGGAAGACCTCCTCCAGGCGGAAAGAGAAATAGCGGTGATCCCGATAGAAGAGGAGTGCAGCGAGGAAAAGTGTCCGAAGTGCGGCCGGAACCTCAAGATAAAACAGGGAAGGTACGGAAAGTTCCTGGCTTGCCCGGGCTTCCCCGAGTGCCGGTACACCAAACAGTTTTATGAGGATGCCGGAGTGTCCTGCCCGCGCTGCGGCGGAAGAATTGTTATACGAAGGTCGCGGCGAGGGAGGAAATTTTACGGCTGCATCAATTACCCCGAATGTGATTTTACCTGCTGGGATGAGCCCGCAGCCAAAAACTGCCCGGAGTGCGGCTGTTTTCTGGTTTATCGTGGCAGTGGGAAAAAGAAGCTGGTTTGCCCGGATTGCGGGCAGACCTATCAGGAAGAACAATTGACGGAAGCGGAGGGGGTAAAATAATGTCGGTGCTGGTAGTCGTCGGTGGCGGTTTGGCCGGAACGGAGGCGGCCTGGCAGGCAAGCCGACTCGGTATCCAGGTCACCCTTTACGAAATGCGCCCGCTCAAACAGACACCTGCCCATCAAACCCACCTGCTTGCCGAGCTGGTTTGCAGCAACTCTCTCCGGGCGGCAGCCCTGACCAATGCCGTCGGGCTGCTCAAAGAGGAAATGAGGATGGCCGGCTCCCTGGTTATCCGGTGTGCCGATAGCAATTCTGTTCCCGCCGGTGGGGCTTTAGCCGTAGACAGAAGGCGCTTCTCTCAGGCAGTGACCGACGCCATTGCCGGCAATCCCCGGATCACTCTGATACGAAAGGAGATCGAGGAAATTCCGACCTTTCGCCCCCTGGTAATTGCTACTGGCCCGCTGACTTCGGAAGCCTTCAGCCGGAGTCTGGCGGCGTTTACGGGGGAAGAATACCTCTCTTTTTACGATGCTGTTGCTCCGATCGTCACCGCGGAGTCGCTGAACATGGCTGTTCTCTTCCGGCAATCCCGGTATGGAAAGGGGGAGGCGGCTTACCTGAATGCGCCTATGAATCAGGAGGAGTACCGGCGCTTTTGGGAAGCCCTCGTCTCTGCCGAGGTCAAAGAGCCGAAGGCTTTTGAACAGGGGTGTTTTTTTGAGGGGTGTTTGCCTGTAGAAGTGATGGCCCGGCGGGGCTTTGACACTCTTCGTTATGGGCCCCTCAAGCCGGTAGGGCTGATCGATCCCCGGACGGGGAAGGAGCCGTATGCCGTCGTGCAGTTGAGGCAGGATAATGCAGAGGGCACCATTTACAATCTGGTCGGTTTTCAGACACAGCTTAAGTGGAAGGAGCAGAAGCGGGTTTTTCGCCTCATTCCGGGGCTGGAAAGGGCTGAGTTCGTGCGTTATGGGGTGATACACCGGAATACCTTCCTTAAGGGGCCGCGGGTTCTGCTGCCTACCCTTCAGATGAGAAAGGACCCGGCCGTTCTCTGCGCCGGTCAGCTGACGGGTGTGGAGG includes the following:
- the topA gene encoding type I DNA topoisomerase, which produces MAKVLVIVESPAKARAITKFLGRKYAVKASLGHVRDLPKSQLGVDVENGYQPKYITIRGKGDVIKELRGAAKKAETVLLGPDPDREGEAIAWHLMEILGLPPETPCRIEFHEITKSALEKAVKEPRLIDKARVDAQQCRRVLDRLVGYKLSPLLWRKIKRGLSAGRVQSVAVRLICDREKEIADFQPEEYWTITGHFRTEESTIEANLIRRGKEKVSLPTVEDVNRVLAELEGASFVVSKIEKKERKRNPSPPFTTSTLQQEASRKLNFPVKKTMLVAQQLYEGLDLGSEGIVGLITYMRTDSTRIAETASDAARAYIAMKIGQEYLPEKAPVYKGKGRSQDAHEAIRPTDIYREPDQIKNYLTRDQYRLYKLIWERFLASQMKPAVIEVTTVEIEGKEYIFRTSGSVVRFPGYLRVSADADEVDSLLPELEEGERLELVKLEPKQHFTQPPSRYTEATLVKALEENGIGRPSTYAPIIATIQSRGYVVKEDKQLRPTELGQIVVDLLKEYFPKIIDVEFTAQMEEKLDQVEEGVYSWQEVVDDFYLPFQEDLLQAEREIAVIPIEEECSEEKCPKCGRNLKIKQGRYGKFLACPGFPECRYTKQFYEDAGVSCPRCGGRIVIRRSRRGRKFYGCINYPECDFTCWDEPAAKNCPECGCFLVYRGSGKKKLVCPDCGQTYQEEQLTEAEGVK
- the trmFO gene encoding methylenetetrahydrofolate--tRNA-(uracil(54)-C(5))-methyltransferase (FADH(2)-oxidizing) TrmFO translates to MSVLVVVGGGLAGTEAAWQASRLGIQVTLYEMRPLKQTPAHQTHLLAELVCSNSLRAAALTNAVGLLKEEMRMAGSLVIRCADSNSVPAGGALAVDRRRFSQAVTDAIAGNPRITLIRKEIEEIPTFRPLVIATGPLTSEAFSRSLAAFTGEEYLSFYDAVAPIVTAESLNMAVLFRQSRYGKGEAAYLNAPMNQEEYRRFWEALVSAEVKEPKAFEQGCFFEGCLPVEVMARRGFDTLRYGPLKPVGLIDPRTGKEPYAVVQLRQDNAEGTIYNLVGFQTQLKWKEQKRVFRLIPGLERAEFVRYGVIHRNTFLKGPRVLLPTLQMRKDPAVLCAGQLTGVEGYVESAASGFIAGVNAARIALGKEPLAPPAETAHGALCHYVGTSQSPDFQPMNVNFGIFPPLPQRVRRLDKKAALAKRALDSWSCFLARIF